The following are encoded together in the Conger conger chromosome 11, fConCon1.1, whole genome shotgun sequence genome:
- the LOC133141201 gene encoding isotocin-neurophysin IT 2-like yields MFGATVSVCLLSLLSVCTACYISNCPIGGKRSLSDSPLRKCMVCGPGGRGRCFGPSICCGAGLGCLLGSAETAHCAAESYLATPCAAGGGACGSEGGHCAAPGICCNAESCILDQSCSASDDDDDDQIGQSESSSLDGDILMRLLNLAGHTPPHWTN; encoded by the exons ATGTTCGGAGCCACTGTGTCCGTGTGCCTGCTGagcctgctgtctgtctgcacaGCCTGCTACATCTCAAACTGCCCCATCGGGGGCAAGAGATCTCTGTCTGACTCCCCACTACGGAAG tgcatgGTGTGTGGGCCCGGGGGCCGGGGTCGCTGTTTCGGCCCCAGTATCTGctgcggggcggggctgggctGCCTCCTGGGCTCTGCGGAGACGGCGCACTGCGCGGCGGAGAGCTACCTGGCCACGCCCTGCgcggcagggggcggggcctgtgggAGCGAGGGCGGGCACTGCGCCGCCCCCGGGATCTGCTGCAACGCAG AGAGCTGCATCCTTGACCAATCCTGTTCAgccagtgatgatgatgatgatgatcagatcggccaatcagagagcagcAGCCTGGATGGAGACATCCTTATGAGGCTCCTGAACCTTGCTGGCCACACCCCTCCACATTGGACCAACTAA